A genomic region of Caulobacter sp. NIBR2454 contains the following coding sequences:
- a CDS encoding NAD-dependent epimerase/dehydratase family protein, translated as MSALSSPILVLGATSLIGDFLIERLAAGGHDYYGLSREAPVDDVRMIRGDLSEDDLAQRLPPTATVFSLSPIWLLPKALPALKAAGMKRLVAFSSTSRFTKAASANAEEREVAQALADAEAATIAFCQANKVAWTILRPTLIYAEGRDRNVSRLAGLIRRLGFLPLSGQGGGLRQPVHAADLAQGAIDAAASAKAKNRAYDLTGGETLSYRAMAGRVFEGLGRRPLIVSLPPALWRIGLTLASPIMPGVTAGMGERMEADLTFESGDAARDFGWAPRDFHPRF; from the coding sequence ATGAGCGCGCTTTCGTCCCCGATTCTCGTCCTCGGCGCGACCAGCCTGATCGGCGACTTCCTGATCGAGCGGCTGGCGGCCGGCGGGCACGACTATTACGGCCTGAGCCGCGAGGCGCCGGTGGACGACGTGCGCATGATCCGGGGCGATCTTTCCGAGGACGATCTGGCGCAACGTCTGCCACCGACGGCCACGGTGTTCAGCCTGTCGCCCATCTGGCTGCTGCCCAAGGCGCTGCCGGCCCTTAAGGCGGCGGGCATGAAGCGTCTGGTCGCGTTCTCGTCCACCAGCCGGTTCACCAAGGCGGCCTCCGCCAACGCCGAGGAGCGCGAGGTGGCCCAGGCCCTGGCCGACGCCGAGGCGGCGACCATCGCTTTCTGTCAGGCCAACAAGGTGGCGTGGACCATCCTGCGCCCCACCTTGATCTATGCCGAAGGGCGCGACCGCAATGTCAGCCGTCTGGCCGGCCTGATCCGCAGGCTGGGCTTCCTGCCGTTGTCGGGCCAGGGCGGCGGACTGCGCCAGCCGGTGCATGCGGCGGACCTCGCGCAGGGGGCGATCGACGCGGCCGCCAGCGCAAAGGCCAAGAATCGCGCCTATGACCTGACCGGCGGCGAGACACTGAGCTATCGGGCGATGGCAGGGCGAGTGTTCGAGGGGCTGGGTCGGCGTCCATTGATCGTCAGCCTGCCGCCGGCCCTGTGGCGGATCGGCCTGACCCTGGCCTCGCCGATCATGCCGGGAGTCACCGCCGGCATGGGCGAGCGCATGGAGGCGGACCTGACCTTCGAAAGCGGCGACGCCGCGCGTGACTTCGGCTGGGCGCCGCGCGACTTTCATCCAAGGTTCTGA
- a CDS encoding aldo/keto reductase has protein sequence MHNVKSGEVAMPVLGFGTWQLEGDTARRMTEAALEIGYRHIDTAQIYKNEREVGAGIKASGVARGDVFLTTKVWIERFAQGDLQASVEESLERLGVEQVDLLLLHWPKATPAIEETMEALNEVQARGWTRAIGLSNFPSDQLKKAAALAAAPIATNQVEYHPYLSQKALLAATKDIGASLTAWSPLAQGKIADDAVINEVAKAHGKTAGQVTLRWLVQQDGVVAIPRTQKESRARENFDIFDFELTADEMAKIHALANPKGRLGDWLDPAFKWDAE, from the coding sequence ATGCATAACGTGAAATCCGGCGAGGTCGCCATGCCGGTCCTTGGCTTTGGCACCTGGCAACTTGAGGGCGACACCGCCCGCCGCATGACCGAGGCGGCCCTCGAAATCGGCTACCGCCACATCGACACCGCCCAGATCTACAAGAACGAACGTGAGGTCGGGGCCGGCATCAAGGCTTCAGGCGTCGCGCGGGGCGACGTCTTCCTGACCACCAAGGTGTGGATCGAACGCTTCGCCCAGGGCGACCTGCAAGCCTCCGTCGAGGAAAGCCTGGAGCGCCTGGGTGTCGAACAGGTCGACCTGCTGCTGCTCCACTGGCCCAAGGCGACCCCCGCCATCGAAGAGACGATGGAAGCCCTCAATGAGGTGCAGGCCCGGGGCTGGACCCGCGCTATCGGCCTGTCCAACTTCCCGTCCGACCAGCTGAAAAAGGCCGCCGCCCTGGCCGCCGCGCCCATCGCCACCAACCAGGTCGAGTATCACCCCTACCTGTCGCAGAAGGCCCTGCTGGCCGCGACGAAGGACATCGGCGCCTCGCTCACCGCCTGGTCGCCCCTGGCCCAGGGCAAGATCGCCGACGATGCGGTGATCAATGAAGTCGCTAAAGCCCACGGCAAGACCGCCGGCCAAGTCACGCTGCGCTGGCTGGTGCAGCAGGACGGCGTCGTCGCCATTCCCCGCACTCAGAAGGAAAGCCGCGCCCGCGAGAACTTCGACATTTTCGATTTCGAACTGACCGCCGACGAGATGGCCAAAATTCATGCTCTGGCCAATCCCAAGGGCCGACTGGGCGACTGGCTGGACCCGGCGTTCAAATGGGACGCTGAATAG
- the ggt gene encoding gamma-glutamyltransferase: MRRRSFLAALPAAAVAAPALAQSQLLSGDNPNRQRPDVHSGDRVDGANFASRSAAWGLNGAAATAHPLATQAAISVLKKGGSAVDAAIAANACLGLMEPIACGIGGDCYVMLWDPKAKKVMGLNSSGRSPKGLSLATVRSRAKNGLLPSWGAVTVSVPGAVDAWRAMHERYGKLKWADLFEDAIHYGEQGFPITQNVAFYLAGSQKRFTNPASQIEEHENFLKVWAPTGKTPVEGEVFKNPDLARTYRLIAQGGGRAFYEGEIAETIERYFKRIGGWMTKADLTNHKAVWTNVYKSGYRGVDVYALADNTQGLATLQLLNIMETFDIKSMGFQSAAAIHHAVEAKRLAYEDRARYYADQDFYKSPIEWLISKDYAAQRAKLIRPDKILTPVYPGQAPSKGDTTYFTTADKDGMMVSIIQSNYRGMGSGLVPDGLGFMFQDRGELFALTDGHPNIYAPGKRPFQTIIPGFATKGDQPWLSFGVMGGDMQPQGQAQIISNMVDFGLGVQEAGDAPRWHHGGSSEPTGAPQEGVGVLNLETGVPQATQKALAALGWKLEPDRGGYGGYQAIEQWPGRYAAATEMRKDGVALAY; encoded by the coding sequence ATGCGTCGCCGTTCCTTCCTCGCCGCCCTGCCGGCCGCCGCCGTGGCCGCCCCGGCCCTGGCCCAGTCGCAACTGCTCAGTGGCGATAACCCCAACCGCCAGCGCCCGGACGTGCATTCGGGCGACCGAGTGGACGGCGCCAACTTCGCCTCGCGCTCGGCGGCCTGGGGCTTGAATGGCGCGGCGGCCACCGCCCACCCCCTGGCCACCCAGGCGGCGATCAGCGTCCTCAAGAAGGGCGGTTCGGCCGTGGACGCGGCCATCGCCGCCAACGCCTGCCTTGGCCTTATGGAGCCTATCGCCTGCGGCATCGGCGGCGACTGTTACGTCATGCTGTGGGACCCCAAGGCGAAAAAGGTCATGGGCCTGAACAGCTCCGGCCGCTCGCCCAAGGGTCTGTCGCTGGCGACAGTGCGCAGCCGCGCCAAGAACGGCCTGTTGCCCTCGTGGGGCGCGGTCACGGTCAGCGTCCCCGGCGCGGTGGACGCCTGGCGCGCCATGCACGAGCGCTATGGCAAGCTGAAGTGGGCCGACCTGTTCGAGGACGCCATCCACTATGGGGAGCAAGGCTTCCCCATCACACAGAACGTCGCCTTCTACCTGGCCGGCAGCCAGAAGCGGTTCACCAACCCGGCCTCGCAGATCGAGGAGCACGAGAACTTCCTCAAGGTCTGGGCGCCCACCGGCAAGACGCCTGTCGAGGGCGAAGTCTTCAAGAACCCCGACCTGGCCCGCACCTACCGCCTGATCGCCCAGGGCGGCGGCCGCGCCTTCTACGAGGGCGAGATCGCCGAGACCATCGAGCGCTACTTCAAGCGCATCGGCGGCTGGATGACCAAGGCCGACCTGACCAATCACAAGGCGGTCTGGACCAATGTCTACAAGAGCGGCTACCGCGGCGTGGACGTCTACGCCCTGGCCGACAACACCCAGGGCCTTGCGACCCTGCAGCTCCTGAACATCATGGAGACCTTCGACATCAAGTCGATGGGCTTCCAGTCGGCGGCCGCCATCCACCATGCCGTTGAAGCCAAGCGCCTCGCCTATGAGGACCGCGCCCGCTACTACGCCGATCAGGACTTCTACAAATCCCCCATCGAGTGGCTGATCTCCAAGGACTACGCCGCCCAGCGCGCCAAGCTGATCCGCCCCGACAAGATCCTCACCCCCGTCTATCCGGGCCAGGCGCCGAGCAAGGGCGACACCACCTATTTCACCACCGCCGACAAGGACGGGATGATGGTTTCGATCATCCAGTCCAACTATCGCGGCATGGGTTCGGGCCTGGTGCCCGACGGCCTGGGCTTCATGTTCCAGGACCGGGGCGAACTGTTCGCCCTGACCGACGGCCACCCCAACATCTACGCCCCCGGCAAGCGTCCCTTCCAGACCATCATCCCGGGCTTCGCCACCAAGGGCGACCAGCCCTGGCTGTCCTTCGGCGTCATGGGCGGCGACATGCAGCCCCAGGGCCAGGCCCAGATCATCAGCAACATGGTCGACTTCGGACTGGGGGTGCAGGAAGCCGGCGACGCGCCCCGCTGGCACCATGGCGGCTCGTCCGAACCCACCGGCGCGCCGCAGGAAGGCGTCGGCGTCCTCAATCTGGAGACGGGCGTCCCGCAGGCGACACAAAAGGCCCTGGCCGCGCTCGGCTGGAAGCTCGAACCCGATCGCGGGGGCTATGGCGGCTATCAGGCCATCGAGCAGTGGCCCGGCCGCTACGCCGCCGCCACCGAGATGCGCAAGGACGGCGTGGCGCTAGCCTACTGA
- a CDS encoding DUF2218 domain-containing protein — MESNATVATENGSKYLTQLCKHWSHKFEVSFDAVLGRIVLPLGVCTLTATPAALSVRLEAAEGADLSRFEDVVAEHVNRFAHREGALTFPWVRS, encoded by the coding sequence ATGGAGAGCAACGCCACGGTCGCGACCGAGAACGGCTCGAAGTACCTGACCCAGCTATGCAAGCACTGGTCGCACAAGTTCGAGGTCAGCTTTGACGCGGTGCTCGGCCGCATCGTTCTGCCGCTTGGGGTCTGCACCCTGACGGCCACGCCGGCGGCGCTGTCCGTCCGGCTTGAGGCCGCCGAAGGGGCTGACCTCAGCCGTTTCGAGGACGTGGTCGCCGAGCACGTCAACCGCTTCGCCCATCGGGAAGGCGCGCTGACCTTCCCGTGGGTTCGAAGCTAG
- a CDS encoding prolyl oligopeptidase family serine peptidase, translated as MFRAFGAAAIALVIASGASAQAVDPNQWLEEVESSRSLEWVNAENAKTLPVLTGDARYQPLHDAALKILSATDRIPTPQFEGEAVFNFWQDATHVRGVWRKTTRASFKTANPQWETVIDLDALAKAEGANWIWKGADCRGPRYDRCLVRLSNGGKDAVQIREFDMATKTFVADGFKLPEGKQTVSWLDDDTLILSRDWGAGSLTESGYGMVVKTLKRGQTLADAKEIFRGVTKDVSASARVMKDAAGNKIVVLNRATDFFNTEYSLLTDAGSARMSLPTRASIQGFVNGELIITLEQAWTAPGGKAFSAGALIAATPAFLTGKGGEAPALLFQPNPRQSIDQVGVTKNRVVAATYDNVRGRVMAFEKHAGHGWMTKTLPAPENASVSLVAASDVDDAVFYSAESFTVPTELKLADAATGAAETVKTSPARFASADLVVEQHEATSKDGTKVPYFIVRQKGLKFDGLAPTILHAYGGFQLSKLPVYEPVVGKLWLERGGVYVVANIRGGGEFGPAWHEAALKPNRQRAFDDYYAVAEDLIARKVTTPRHLGIYGRSNGGLLMGVAMTQRPDLYNAVVVESPLLDMLRYHLLPAGASWIGEYGDPTKPEEAAYIAKYSAYQNLKPGVKYPLAYITTSTKDDRVHPGHARKFAARMKDLGAPYLYYENTDGGHANGADPKANAKRWAMHYVYLSRQLMD; from the coding sequence ATGTTTCGAGCCTTCGGCGCCGCCGCCATCGCCCTCGTCATCGCTTCGGGGGCCAGCGCCCAGGCGGTCGATCCCAACCAGTGGCTCGAGGAGGTCGAATCCTCACGCTCCCTGGAATGGGTCAACGCCGAGAACGCCAAGACCCTACCCGTCCTGACCGGCGATGCGCGCTACCAGCCGCTGCATGACGCCGCGCTGAAAATCCTGTCGGCCACCGACCGCATTCCCACGCCCCAGTTCGAGGGCGAGGCGGTGTTCAACTTCTGGCAGGATGCCACCCACGTGCGCGGCGTCTGGCGCAAGACCACCCGGGCCAGCTTCAAGACCGCCAATCCGCAGTGGGAGACGGTGATCGACCTGGACGCCCTGGCCAAGGCCGAGGGCGCCAACTGGATCTGGAAAGGCGCCGACTGCCGCGGCCCGCGCTATGACCGCTGCCTGGTTCGCCTGTCCAACGGCGGCAAGGACGCCGTGCAGATCCGCGAATTCGACATGGCGACCAAGACCTTCGTCGCCGACGGCTTCAAGCTGCCGGAAGGCAAGCAGACGGTCTCCTGGCTCGACGACGACACCCTGATCCTGTCCCGCGACTGGGGTGCGGGCAGCCTGACCGAGAGCGGATACGGCATGGTGGTCAAGACCCTCAAGCGTGGTCAGACCCTGGCCGACGCCAAGGAGATTTTCCGCGGCGTGACCAAGGACGTCAGCGCCAGCGCGCGGGTGATGAAGGACGCCGCCGGGAACAAGATCGTGGTGCTGAACCGCGCCACCGACTTCTTCAACACCGAATACAGCCTGCTGACCGACGCCGGCTCGGCGCGCATGTCGCTGCCCACCCGCGCCAGCATCCAGGGCTTCGTCAACGGCGAGCTGATCATCACCCTGGAACAGGCGTGGACCGCTCCGGGCGGCAAGGCCTTCTCAGCCGGCGCGCTGATCGCCGCCACCCCGGCCTTCCTGACCGGCAAGGGCGGCGAGGCTCCGGCCCTGCTGTTCCAGCCCAACCCGCGCCAGTCCATCGACCAGGTGGGGGTGACCAAGAACCGCGTCGTGGCCGCCACCTATGACAACGTGCGTGGCCGGGTGATGGCGTTCGAGAAGCACGCTGGCCATGGCTGGATGACCAAGACCCTGCCCGCGCCGGAGAACGCCTCGGTCTCCCTGGTCGCCGCTTCCGACGTGGATGACGCGGTCTTCTATTCGGCCGAGAGCTTCACGGTCCCCACCGAGCTGAAGCTGGCCGACGCCGCCACCGGCGCCGCCGAGACCGTAAAGACCTCGCCCGCGCGCTTCGCATCCGCCGACCTGGTGGTCGAGCAGCATGAGGCCACGTCCAAGGACGGGACCAAGGTCCCCTACTTCATCGTGCGCCAGAAGGGTCTGAAGTTCGACGGCTTGGCCCCCACCATCCTGCACGCCTACGGCGGCTTCCAGCTGTCCAAGCTGCCGGTCTATGAGCCGGTGGTCGGCAAGCTGTGGCTGGAGCGCGGCGGCGTCTATGTGGTCGCCAACATCCGCGGCGGCGGCGAGTTCGGCCCCGCCTGGCACGAAGCCGCCCTGAAGCCCAACCGCCAGCGCGCCTTCGACGACTATTACGCCGTGGCCGAGGACCTGATCGCCCGCAAGGTGACCACGCCCCGCCACCTGGGCATCTACGGCCGCTCCAACGGCGGCCTGCTGATGGGCGTGGCCATGACCCAGCGCCCGGACCTGTACAACGCCGTGGTCGTGGAAAGCCCGCTGCTGGACATGTTGCGCTACCACCTGCTGCCGGCCGGCGCGTCGTGGATCGGCGAGTACGGCGATCCGACCAAGCCGGAAGAGGCCGCCTATATCGCCAAGTACTCGGCCTACCAGAACCTGAAACCGGGCGTGAAATACCCCCTGGCCTACATCACCACCTCGACCAAGGACGACCGCGTCCACCCCGGCCATGCCCGCAAGTTCGCGGCGCGGATGAAGGATCTCGGCGCGCCTTACCTCTATTACGAGAACACCGACGGTGGTCACGCCAACGGCGCCGATCCCAAGGCCAACGCCAAGCGGTGGGCCATGCACTACGTCTATCTGTCGCGTCAGCTGATGGATTGA
- a CDS encoding PadR family transcriptional regulator has product MFGRHNHHHHGRHPFGFHGHGHQHHRRGGRVGRFFDHGDLRLVVLKLIAEKPSHGYELIKAVEEAAGGAYTPSPGVIYPTLTLLEELGYATAADAGGGKKLFSITPEGLAFLEQNDAPVRGLFERMADVASRSAAFSPQILRARENLKTAMKLKLTGERLSDEQIATVVAALDEAARKVEQA; this is encoded by the coding sequence ATGTTCGGAAGACACAACCATCATCACCACGGCCGCCACCCCTTTGGCTTTCATGGCCACGGCCACCAGCATCACCGTCGGGGCGGACGCGTCGGCCGGTTCTTTGATCACGGCGACCTGCGCCTGGTGGTCCTGAAGCTGATCGCCGAAAAGCCAAGCCACGGCTACGAGCTGATCAAGGCGGTCGAAGAGGCCGCGGGCGGCGCCTACACGCCCAGCCCCGGCGTCATCTACCCGACCCTGACCCTGCTGGAGGAGCTTGGCTACGCCACGGCGGCGGACGCCGGCGGGGGCAAGAAGCTGTTCTCGATCACGCCTGAGGGCCTGGCCTTCCTGGAGCAGAACGACGCCCCGGTGCGCGGTCTGTTCGAGCGGATGGCCGATGTGGCTTCGCGCAGCGCGGCCTTCTCGCCGCAAATCCTGCGGGCCCGCGAGAACCTGAAGACGGCCATGAAGCTGAAACTGACGGGCGAGCGCCTGTCGGACGAGCAGATCGCCACGGTGGTCGCCGCGCTCGATGAAGCCGCCCGCAAGGTGGAGCAGGCCTGA
- a CDS encoding potassium channel family protein, translated as MTAADRTEDDKGLRLRARLRALYHGASPTAVRFRYTVLIVDLAIIAFFIAAPLLRDHMTTFYVLDYLVAVIMAMDLTARAIAYGDLKGWLKQPMIWVDLFVFATLLAPFWLFNLGFLRVLRLWSLVNSEFFWRTLGRRYDNTRIEEVTKASVAMVTFVFVVTGFVYSSFIGRYEGIGGYVDALYFTVTSLTTTGYGDIILPGTWGRLLSIAVMLGGVSLFIRLVQLILRPPKVTYPCHTCGLQRHDPDAVHCKACGELLNIPNDE; from the coding sequence ATGACCGCAGCCGACCGCACCGAAGATGACAAGGGATTGCGCCTTCGGGCCCGCCTCAGGGCGCTCTATCACGGGGCTTCGCCGACGGCGGTGCGCTTCCGCTATACGGTTCTGATCGTCGATCTGGCGATCATCGCCTTCTTCATCGCCGCGCCCTTGCTGCGCGACCACATGACCACCTTCTACGTCCTCGACTATCTGGTCGCGGTGATCATGGCCATGGACCTGACAGCCCGGGCCATCGCCTATGGCGACCTGAAGGGCTGGCTGAAACAGCCGATGATCTGGGTCGACCTCTTCGTCTTCGCGACCCTGCTGGCGCCGTTCTGGCTGTTCAACCTGGGCTTCCTGCGGGTGCTGCGCCTGTGGTCCCTGGTCAACAGCGAGTTCTTCTGGCGCACCCTGGGCCGGCGCTATGACAACACCCGCATCGAGGAGGTGACCAAGGCGTCGGTGGCGATGGTCACTTTCGTCTTCGTGGTCACGGGCTTTGTCTATTCCAGCTTCATCGGCCGCTATGAGGGCATCGGCGGCTATGTGGACGCGCTCTATTTCACGGTCACCAGCCTGACCACCACCGGCTATGGCGACATCATCCTGCCAGGGACCTGGGGGCGGCTTTTGTCCATCGCGGTCATGCTGGGCGGGGTGTCGCTGTTCATCCGACTGGTTCAGCTGATCCTTCGTCCGCCCAAGGTGACCTATCCCTGCCACACCTGCGGGCTGCAGCGTCACGATCCCGACGCCGTCCACTGCAAGGCTTGCGGCGAGCTGCTGAACATCCCCAACGACGAATAG
- a CDS encoding hydrogen peroxide-inducible genes activator, protein MLPTLRQLQYLTLLAEHGSFSRAAEAAHVTQPTLSAGVQELEKILGAPVVDRARSGVLLTAAGEEALRRAKTILAQSEDLVQAARGAGQPLCGRFRLGVIPTVAPFLLPRALPHLRAAYPKLKLFLREDLTNRLIASLKAGSLDAALIALPYDMTGLDWAHVEDDELLAAVPANHPLTTQKRVDLSSIDASDLILLEDGHCLRDHALAACGIQLSRNGGDEDGEGFAATSLPTLVQMVGSGLGVSFLPAMAVEAGLVDHAPVTIRPLMADHPSREIVIAWRTGSSRSVEGRLLAEAFKSR, encoded by the coding sequence ATGCTCCCGACCCTTCGCCAACTGCAGTATCTGACCCTCCTGGCCGAGCACGGCTCGTTCAGCCGCGCCGCGGAAGCGGCCCATGTGACCCAGCCGACCCTGTCGGCGGGCGTGCAGGAGCTGGAGAAGATTTTGGGCGCGCCGGTGGTCGATCGCGCGCGCTCCGGCGTGCTGCTGACAGCGGCCGGCGAGGAGGCGCTGCGCCGGGCCAAGACCATCCTGGCGCAGTCGGAGGACCTGGTTCAGGCCGCGCGCGGGGCCGGCCAGCCGTTATGCGGGCGGTTTCGCCTGGGGGTGATCCCGACGGTCGCGCCATTCCTGTTGCCGCGCGCCCTGCCGCATCTGCGGGCGGCCTATCCGAAGCTGAAGCTGTTCCTGCGCGAGGACCTGACCAACCGGCTGATCGCCAGCCTGAAGGCGGGCTCGCTGGATGCGGCCCTGATCGCCCTGCCCTACGACATGACGGGGCTGGACTGGGCGCATGTGGAGGATGACGAGCTGCTGGCCGCCGTGCCGGCCAACCATCCGCTGACCACGCAAAAGCGCGTGGACCTCAGCTCCATCGACGCATCGGACCTGATCTTGCTGGAAGACGGCCACTGTCTGCGCGACCACGCCCTGGCCGCCTGCGGCATCCAGCTGTCGCGCAATGGCGGGGATGAGGATGGGGAGGGGTTCGCCGCCACTTCCTTGCCGACCCTGGTGCAGATGGTGGGCTCAGGCCTGGGCGTGTCCTTCCTGCCGGCCATGGCGGTGGAGGCGGGGCTGGTGGACCACGCCCCGGTGACCATCCGGCCGCTGATGGCCGATCACCCCAGCCGCGAGATCGTTATCGCCTGGAGAACAGGCTCCAGCCGCTCGGTCGAAGGGCGTTTGCTGGCGGAAGCGTTCAAGTCGCGCTGA
- the dapF gene encoding diaminopimelate epimerase has product MTRTFLKMNGLGNDFVVIETRSQPFNPTADEIRAIADRAAGVGCDQVIAIDPPKAEGASAYVRFWNSDGEETGACGNGTRCIAWLLMQSAKTDSVAFDTVAGRLTGVMAGDKLVTVDMGKPGLGWNEIPLSEPMDTVGVELQVGPIDAPNLHTPGCVSMGNPHVVFFVDEPATDELARGAGSLVEHHPLFPEGVNVGFANVVARDHIKLKVWERGAGLTAACGTGACAAQVAAFRRGLTDRKAKVEFESGALTIEYRESDGHVIMTGPVSMDFAGKLPEAAAA; this is encoded by the coding sequence ATGACCCGCACGTTCCTGAAGATGAACGGGCTCGGCAACGACTTCGTCGTCATCGAGACCCGCAGCCAGCCGTTCAACCCGACGGCCGACGAAATCCGCGCCATCGCAGATCGCGCGGCCGGGGTCGGCTGCGACCAGGTGATCGCCATCGACCCGCCCAAGGCCGAGGGCGCCAGCGCCTATGTCCGGTTCTGGAACTCCGACGGCGAGGAGACCGGCGCCTGCGGCAACGGCACCCGCTGCATCGCCTGGCTGCTGATGCAGTCGGCCAAGACCGACAGCGTCGCCTTCGATACCGTCGCCGGCCGCCTGACCGGCGTCATGGCCGGCGACAAGCTGGTCACCGTGGACATGGGCAAGCCGGGCCTGGGCTGGAACGAGATTCCGCTGAGCGAGCCTATGGACACCGTCGGCGTCGAGCTGCAGGTCGGCCCCATCGACGCGCCGAACCTGCACACGCCGGGCTGCGTCTCCATGGGCAATCCGCACGTGGTGTTCTTCGTGGACGAGCCGGCGACGGACGAGCTGGCGCGGGGCGCAGGATCGCTGGTCGAGCATCACCCGCTGTTCCCGGAGGGCGTGAATGTCGGCTTCGCCAACGTCGTGGCGCGCGATCACATCAAACTGAAGGTCTGGGAGCGTGGCGCGGGCCTGACCGCCGCCTGCGGCACCGGCGCCTGCGCCGCCCAGGTCGCCGCCTTCCGCCGGGGCCTGACCGACCGCAAGGCCAAGGTCGAGTTCGAGAGCGGCGCCCTGACCATCGAGTACCGCGAGAGCGACGGCCACGTGATCATGACCGGCCCTGTCAGCATGGACTTCGCCGGCAAGCTGCCGGAGGCCGCCGCCGCGTGA
- a CDS encoding peroxiredoxin encodes MLGVGETLPDFKIVGVKPKFNSHEENGESAFQAIDQTSFEGKWKVIFFYPKDFTFVCPTEIVEFAKLGRDFEDRDTVVLGGSTDNEHSKLGWRREHPDLKSLPIWQFADNGGKFARALGVLNEEEGVALRATFVVDPDNTIQHVYVTNLNVGRNPADTLRVLDALQTDELCPCNRAVGGETLAA; translated from the coding sequence ATGCTGGGCGTTGGCGAAACCCTTCCCGACTTCAAGATCGTTGGCGTTAAGCCGAAGTTTAACAGCCACGAAGAGAACGGCGAAAGCGCGTTCCAGGCGATCGATCAGACCTCGTTCGAAGGCAAGTGGAAGGTCATCTTCTTCTACCCGAAGGACTTCACCTTCGTGTGCCCGACCGAGATCGTCGAATTCGCCAAGCTCGGCCGTGACTTCGAAGACCGCGACACCGTCGTCCTCGGCGGCTCGACCGACAACGAGCACTCCAAGCTCGGCTGGCGCCGTGAACACCCGGATCTGAAGAGCCTGCCGATCTGGCAGTTCGCCGACAACGGCGGCAAGTTCGCCCGCGCTCTCGGCGTCCTGAACGAAGAAGAAGGCGTCGCCCTGCGCGCCACCTTCGTCGTCGATCCCGACAACACCATCCAGCACGTCTACGTGACCAACCTGAACGTGGGCCGCAACCCGGCTGACACCCTGCGCGTCCTCGACGCTCTGCAGACCGACGAACTCTGCCCCTGCAACCGTGCGGTGGGCGGCGAGACCCTGGCGGCCTAA
- a CDS encoding carboxymuconolactone decarboxylase family protein, which translates to MSLDALRDILPAYAKDLSLNLSSLASETVLTDQQKWGTFVASAHAIGVPAVVKAIEAAADAAGLSPEAKTAAKAASAIMGMNNVYYRSLHLLSNHEYRTIPAKLRMNILANPGVEKVDFELWSTAVSAINGCGMCLDSHEAELKKHSVAALTIQTALRIAAVVNAVSRVVAAEAALAS; encoded by the coding sequence ATGTCCCTCGACGCGCTGCGCGATATCCTGCCCGCCTACGCCAAGGATCTCAGCCTGAACCTGTCCTCGCTCGCCAGCGAGACGGTGCTGACCGATCAGCAGAAGTGGGGGACCTTCGTCGCCTCGGCCCACGCCATCGGCGTGCCCGCCGTGGTCAAGGCGATCGAAGCCGCCGCCGACGCGGCCGGCCTGTCGCCCGAAGCCAAGACCGCCGCCAAGGCCGCCTCGGCGATCATGGGCATGAACAACGTCTACTACCGGTCGCTGCACCTGCTCTCGAACCACGAATACCGCACGATCCCGGCCAAGCTGCGGATGAACATCCTGGCCAATCCGGGCGTCGAGAAGGTGGACTTCGAGCTGTGGTCGACGGCGGTCTCCGCCATCAACGGCTGCGGCATGTGCCTGGACAGCCACGAGGCCGAGCTGAAGAAGCACAGCGTCGCGGCCCTGACGATCCAGACCGCCCTGCGCATCGCCGCCGTGGTCAACGCGGTCAGCCGCGTGGTCGCCGCCGAAGCCGCCCTGGCCTCGTAA
- a CDS encoding YbjN domain-containing protein — protein sequence MPRRLLAYSAFAFALTAAGLANAANVTSLNPETLVQALHNAGYKAKLGKADDGTPLIETASDGNNILIIMTDCTNNASCTTTEFVGIWDCSDSVSDCQKTANTFNAQEQPTHVLMSEDGKRATTYSYLIFDKVGISEELFIRNLVAFNYYNNQFTLSVGGK from the coding sequence ATGCCCCGCCGCCTGTTAGCTTATTCAGCCTTTGCCTTCGCTTTGACCGCAGCGGGGCTGGCCAACGCTGCGAATGTCACCTCGCTGAACCCAGAAACTCTAGTTCAGGCGCTTCACAATGCCGGCTACAAAGCGAAACTGGGTAAGGCCGACGACGGAACGCCGCTCATTGAGACTGCGTCGGACGGAAACAACATACTGATCATCATGACGGACTGCACGAACAATGCGTCCTGCACGACGACAGAATTCGTGGGCATTTGGGACTGTTCAGATTCAGTCTCGGATTGCCAGAAGACTGCAAATACCTTCAACGCTCAGGAACAGCCCACCCACGTTCTGATGTCCGAGGACGGGAAAAGAGCAACGACCTATTCTTATCTTATATTCGATAAGGTTGGGATATCGGAGGAGTTGTTCATCCGCAATCTGGTCGCCTTCAACTACTACAATAACCAGTTCACACTTTCCGTGGGTGGAAAATGA